In the Hordeum vulgare subsp. vulgare chromosome 7H, MorexV3_pseudomolecules_assembly, whole genome shotgun sequence genome, one interval contains:
- the LOC123412458 gene encoding homeobox-leucine zipper protein HOX2-like, with protein MPTPRAKHHITTTTTTPAEHCHRTTGELSDRIGFAGAEETMMHRTAGLDLGLGLGLGLGLASQGSLTSSTTTASSSPSTPASQAHAHWTAALSSVVGLPQDCGVLRKEEPGMRTSTSPESGVSGGTKRGLLDRTGSGVSRGAAAGSDEDDDGGDGAGGRKKLRLSKDQAAVLEECFKTHSTLNPKQKTALANRLGLRPRQVEVWFQNRRARTKLKQTEVDCEYMKRWCEQLADQNKRLEKEVAELRALKAAPAAHAQQAAPAATLTMCPSCRRVAATAGAGPAATQHQQQPQQCHPKPSAQPAGNVLPSHCQFFPATSAAAAAADRSAARQQGAWNGAAQPLVTRELF; from the exons ATGCCCACACCAAGAGCCAAACAccacatcaccaccaccaccaccacacccgcCGAGCACTGCCACCGTACCACCGGAGAGCTCTCAGATCGGATCGGGTTCGCCGGAGCAGAAGAGACGATGATGCATCGCACCGCCGGCCTCGACCTGGGCCTCGGTCTGGGGCTGGGGCTGGGCCTCGCGTCCCAGGGCAGCCTCAcgtcctccaccaccaccgcctcctcctccccgtcgACCCCGGCCTCCCAGGCTCACGCGCACTGGACCGCCGCGCTCAGCTCCGTCGTCGGCCTGCCGCAGGACTGTGGAGTCCTGCGGAAGGAGGAGCCGGGGATGCGGACCTCCACGTCGCCCGAGAGCGGCGTCAGCGGCGGCACCAAGCGGGGCCTGCTGGACCGCACCGGGTCCGGCGTCTCCCGCGGCGCCGCCGCGGGcagcgacgaggacgacgacggcggcgacggcgccGGCGGCCGCAAGAAGCTCCGGCTCTCCAAGGACCAGGCCGCCGTCCTCGAGGAGTGCTTCAAGACCCACAGCACGCTCAACCCC AAGCAGAAGACGGCGCTGGCGAACCGGCTGGGGCTGCGGCCGCGGCAGGTGGAGGTGTGGTTCCAGAACCGCCGGGCGCGCACCAAGCTCAAGCAGACGGAGGTGGACTGCGAGTACATGAAGCGCTGGTGCGAGCAGCTCGCCGATCAGAACAAGCGCCTGGAGAAGGAGGTGGCCGAGCTGCGCGCGCTCAAGGCCGCGCCCGCCGCGCACGCGCAGCAGGCCGCGCCCGCCGCCACGCTCACCATGtgcccctcctgccgccgcgtcgccgccacCGCCGGTGCCGGACCGGCCGCCACGCAGCATCAACAACAGCCGCAGCAGTGCCACCCCAAGCCCAGCgcccagcccgccggcaacgtcCTGCCAAGCCACTGCCAGTTCTTCCCCgccaccagcgccgccgccgccgccgccgaccggtCCGCGGCCAGGCAGCAGGGCGCGTGGAACGGCGCCGCGCAGCCGCTCGTCACCCGAGAGCTCTTCTGA